From Candidatus Mycalebacterium zealandia:
GAACGCTTTCAAAACTTGCGGTGCGTGTTCTGAAATACTCCAACGGCTTTTTTGACAACTACGGAGTCTCAATAATTGTCATAACGGTCGTATTCCGTCTGCTGTTTCTGCCTCTTTCCATAAAGGGAATGAGGTCAATGAAGAAAATGCAGAAAAAAATGGAGACCTTAAAACCCAAACTGGACGCACTCAAGGAAAAGTTCAAGGACGACAAAAAACGTCAGAACGAAGAGATGATGAAGCTTTACTCAAATCACGGAATCAACCCTCTCAGCAGTCTTGGCGGCTGTCTGCCGATGCTTGCTCAAGTCCCGGTGTTTATCGCGCTTTATTACGGATTGCTGTATTCAATAGAGTTGCGCCACAGTTCGTTTCTGTGGATAAGCGACCTTTCCGCGGCGGAGATGCTGTTTGATGTGCCGGGAACTTCCGTGCCGTTTAGAATTCTCCCGCTTGCAATGGGGGTTTCGTGGTGGTTCTCAACAAAATTGACCCCCATCGCGGCAGCCGGCGACACTGCCGCGATGCAGGCGAAAATAATGCAGTTTATGCCTCTTGTTTTCACCTTTGTTATGTGGGATTTTCCTTCGGGGCTTGTGCTTTACTGGACGGCAAGCAACGTGTTGAGCGTGGCGCAGCAATTGTACATAAACAGAAGCACATAGGATAAAATAAGGAGATGGATATGAAAGAAGTGGAAAAAGAAGCGGAAACTACCGAGGAAGCTCTTGAAGAAGCGCTTATTGAACTCGGAGTCCACAGGAATAAAGTTTTTGTTGAGGTTCTTCGCAAGCCATCAAAAGGCATTTTTGGAATCGGCGGCAGAAAAGCAAAAATCAGGGTTGCTCTGAAAAGCAAAAGCGGCGCGGACGGCTCGCCACAGGAAGATATAAGCTATTCATCCGAAGAGGTGCGTGAACATGCCGGAGAAGCAACAAAAAAAATTCTGGATATCATGGGCATTAACCACTCCATTAACGTGTCTGAAACCGATTCGGCAATAGAGTTGGACTTGAACGTTGATGAATATCAGGGGTTGTTGATAGGCAAATACGGGGAAACCCTGAGAAACTTTGAATACATTGTTTCCAGAATAGTTTCGTCCAAAACCGGCAAGCCTCCCAACAGAGGCAAAAGGATTTCAATAGACGTCAACGACTACAAAAGGAAAAGAGAGAAAGAGATTGAAAGAAAAGCCGTTGAAGCCGCGAAAAAGGTAATTGAGTCCGGCAGGCCGTTCACTTTTCACAGAATGCAGGCTTACGAAAGAAAAGTCGTTTACACAGCCGTTAAAGAGATGAGCGGGGTTAAGTTCGAGACAAAAGAGGACGGCAATGCGAAGAAAATCACCTTTCTGCCCGCCTCGCGTGACAATTAGAGATAATTTACTCCTTGCACGATGAAGCGGAAAAATTTCTTGAAATTCTGTCCGGCACCGGAAAAGGCGCGGTTTTAACCGGAGCCGGAATAAGCACCGAGTCCGGCATACCGGACTACAGATCTCCCGATAAGGGATTGTGGGAAAAGATGGACCAGTCGGTCGTGTCTCTTGACGGGTTTATGCAAAACCCGTCCGCCTACTATTCATACGCTCTGGAACTTCACCCGGTCCGTAGCGCCGCAAAACCCAACGCCGGACATTTTCTGTTTGCCGAACTTGAAGCGCGGAAAATGACGAACGGCGTCATAACTCAGAATGTGGACGGCTTGCACGGCGAAGCGGGTTCCAAAACCGTGCATGAGCTGCACGGCTCAATACGCGAAACCGTATGCATCAAATGCGGTGGAAAAACGCCGATGGACGAGGTTATGAAAAGAGTGAAAAACGGACAAACCGCACCCGAATGCGAATGCGGCGGAATTTTGAAACCCAACGCCGTTTTCTTTGGAGAGCCCCTTCCGCGCGAACCTTGGAATGCGGCCATTGAACTTGTGGAGGAGTGCGGGGTTCTTATAGTTGCCGGCTCGTCTTTACTGGTAACACCCGCAAGCACGCTTCCTCAAATCGCACTGCGAAACGGCGCGAAACTCATAATTCTCAATTTGATGGAAACGCCTTACGATAAAGACTCGGATCTTGTGGTGAGAGAAAAAATCGCCGTGTTCGCGGCGGAAGCGACGAAAATCCTCTCAGACCTGAAAACCGAGTTTCTTAATTGAAAATACGCAGGTTGAGCCCGACACCGAAAGCAAGCGCGTCCGAATTGTGCTCGTAAGCAAATGAACTGTTCAAAGAGATTCTTTCGGTGAGACTAAAATTAGAGTCAACTCCAATCTCAATACCGTCTCCGAACTCATCCATCCAGTTGTAATTGACACCCAAAAGCATTGTTAGACGCCCCTGACTTAACTCAGCGCCCGTGTTCAGACCCCATATAAGTTCGGTGTTTTCGTATTCGGCAACTGAAGGCTGCTGTTTCGACTTTGCCGTGGAAATACCGAGCATGGCTCCCGCAAGCAGTTTGATGTGCGGGGTAATGCTCCTGTGGATGGTCGGATTAACCTGCGCATCAAAAACCCATGTCTTATCTTCCGAACCGACCTGCGCATAAGTCAGTTCGGTAATGAAATCCAAATCCTGACCGGGGAAAAGATTTGCGCCAATCTGAAATCCCTGAAATCTGCTTTTACCTGATTGGCTGGCAATTTCGCCGCCATACTCTTTTGAGATAAATTTGGTGGTTATGGAACGATTGCCCAGCATGCTTTTAGCACCGGTTTCCGCCGCAGACGGAAAAACGCTGACAGACACCACTGCCAAACCCATAACCAGTAACGATAGTATGAATTTCTTCATTGTTTAATCTCCTCTCTCCTGTTTCACCCGGCCATATTGGAAGCCATATTATAGACTAACAAAGGTTTACTTAACAAGACAAAATTGAATTTGCGGTCTCCGGACATTTTAAGTTTTTTCAGTCCGACTCCCTTCTCTGGACGAGAATAACCCATTTGCCCTTCTGCACAACCTCATTTTCCTGATTAAGAACCTCAAGATCCCAGATGAAAAAACCCATATTGGGCCTCTTGTGTTCACGTTTTTCAGCAAGTTTGCGTTTAATTTTTATCGTGTCTCCAAACTTGACCGCTCCTGAAAAACGCCAGTCTTCAAGACCCATAAACGCTATGGTCGCGAGCCTGGGCATTGTAAACCACAGACCTGAAGATATTGAAAGAACGCACAATCCGTGAGCGACTCTGGTTTTGAAAACCGTCTTTTTCGCAAACTCCTCGTCTATGTGCATGTTGTTGAAATCCGCCGAAAGCCCGGCGAAGTTCGTAACATCGGCTTCGGTAACCGTTCTGCCGGTGCTTTCATGCTCCTCGCCAACCTCAATATCTTCGTAGAAAACCTTTGACATAACAGACTTCCTCCTGCTCCTATTTCGCGGGACGGAACTTCGGAAGCGTTACCTCTTCGGTAACGTCGTCAAAAACGACCTCAACTTCCATTCCTATCTCCACATCATTCACATCGCACTCAACGATGTTTGACATCATCTTCACACCTTCGTCAAGCTCCACAAGCGCGACCACGTAAGAGCCGTCTTCCTTATAGGCCTTTGTGGGGCCCATGTGGTGGATTGAGAAGGTCCAGACTTTCCCTTTGCCCGGAGACTTGACCCACTCAATGTCGGCGCTCATGTCGTCTCCCGGGGAGAAAGCCCTGGGGTAAAAGAAAAATTCTCCCGTCTGCTTTGATCTGGGAAGCATAAGATCATGCTTCTTGCAACCATCCCAGAAAGGTTTTGTTTCCGGACGAAATTCCGGAAGCGGTTTTGCGTATTTGTTTTCAGCCATTGTTTAAGATTCCTCCGTTTGAAATGTGAAACACTCCGGTCAGTTAAGCGGCTGGTTGCCCAGCAGAACCGTGCTGTGAGCGCTCACGATACCGCCGTTACCGTGCACAAGGGCGACTTCAGCGTCTTCAATCTGTCTTTTGCCAGCCGTGCCGCGAAGCTGCAAAGTTGCTTCAACAACATGGTGCATGGCTCCGAGATGCGCCTGAGACAAAAGCCCGCCGTGCGTGTTGACCGGCAGGTCCTTACCCTTTTCCATTCTGCCTTCAAGAGCAAAAGGACCGCCCTCTCCGGGCTTCACAAATCCCAGTCCTTCAAGTTCAAGAAGAACCGTTATCGTGAAACAATCGTAAAGAAACGCGACATCAACATCGTCCTTTGTAATACCGGCGGTGCCGAACGCTTTGTCGCCCGAAGTTTTCACCGCGCCGTATATCTGCCCCAAATCGTTCAATGTGGTCAGATACTGGTGGGAATATCCCTGTCCCATTCCCCACAGGTAGGCAAGGTTGTTGCTTATTCCGAGTTCTTTCGCCTTGTCCTCGGTTGTGATGATGAAAGCGCAACCGCCGTCAGAGATGATTGAGCAGTCGTATTTGGTGAGCGGCTCCGCAATTATGCGGGACTCAAGCACTTCCTCAACCGAAAGCGGCTCTTTGTTCATCGCGTTTTCCTTGTCCGCCGCGTGTTTTCTCATTGTTGTGGCAACGGCGGCAAGATGCTCTCTCTTGTTGCCGTATTCGTGAAGGTATCTCTGTGCCGCAAGAGCGTATCCGCCCGGGGTTGTGAGACCGTAAGGAAACTCAAACTCCGCGTGGCACATCTCCCTTATAAGAGCGACCATTCCGGAGGAAGATATTCCCGAAAGCGTGTTGTCCCCTCTAACGCACAGAACGACTTCCGACTGCCCGGACGCAATTGCCATAGCCGCTTCGGCAACCATCCACACCGCCGTGGAACCGCCAACCGCTATGGAAGAGAAAAACTTCGGGTTCATTCCGAAATAGTCCGCAAAAGTGGTGCAGTGCATAAACGTCTGCTCCACAAGCGAAAATGCCGTTACGAGACCGTCAACATCCGTTTTTTTGATTCCGGCGTCTTCTATCGCGATTTTTGACGCTTCGGAAAGAAAGTGAAAAGAACTTTTGTCAGGGATCTTGCCCTGCTCCGTTTCGCCGACTCCGGCGATGACTATTTTATGCTTTTTCAGAAGCTCGCGGGCTTCTTTCATACCGAGTTCTGCACCCATTGGTAAATACTCCCCCTTGTCTTAGATAAACAGGACTTATAAACTACAACGGACGGAAAAAATGTCAAACGGCAGCCGGCTCAAGCGTTCTAAAATGGTGGTTTTAAGCAAAACGGAAGTCCAAAAGAGACTGAAAAAACTTCCCGGCTGGAAGGCGGGCAAAAGTTCCATCTACACAAATTTCACGCTTTCGAACTTCTCCGAAGCGCTGGCTTTTGTCGTTCGCACGGGCATTGAGGCGGAAAAAGCCGACCATCATCCCGACATTCTCATGCACGGGTGGAAAAAGGTGAAAATCACGCTTTCCACACACAGCGAGGGCGGCGTTACAAAAAAGGATTTCGCACTCGCGGACAAAATCTCAAAACTTGCCGGAGACGCAAAATGAACCTTTTAAGAGTGAACTTCATATCCGTGATTGCCGCGACCGTTGTCGCGTTTGTGTTTGGAGCCGTTTGGCATGACGAGGCGGTTTTCGGCGGAATTTTCATGGAAGCGATGGGAATTGTTGAAGTGGACGCCACGCCGCTGAAAATGGCGGTTGAGTTCGCGAAGCAGTTTCTTATTTGCCTTGTTGTTGCCGCAATCGCCGCCGGGTTGGGACTCAAAACCACAGAAGACGCCTTCAAGTTGAGCGTTATCGTGGGAATCGGAATTGTCGGCGCGGTTATAGTGAGCCAGCACACCTGGGGCGGTCTGCCAATGGTCGTAACCGCGATTGATGTCGGTTATTCGTATGTGAGCGTTCTGATTTTCTCTCTCGCGGCGTGTTTGTGGGGGAAATAAACTTCACACACCGCAACACTTCTTGTATTTCTTTCCGCTTCCGCAGGGGCACGGGTCATTCCTGCCGACTTTCTCTTCGGTGCGGCGCACGGGAGCCGAAACCTGCCGGGCTGGTGGCGCTTCGGCTTCTCCGCCGGATGATAAAAACACATCCTGAGTTTCGCGTTGCGGTTCCAAACTGGGAACATCGTCCTCGCGCGCAAGCCGGATGCTGAAAAACTTCGTGCAAACCTCTTCCTCGTATGTCGCGACCAGATTTGAAAACATCTCAAAACCCTCGTTCTTGTATTCGTAAAGCGGGTTTTTCTGAGCGTAACTGCGAAAGCTGATGCCCTCTCTAAGATGATCCATCCCAAGCAGGTGGTCTTTCCACAAAGCGTCAATTGTTTGAAGCATTATGAACCTCTGAATCTCAAACACATTTTCGGCGTTTCCGATTTCAGACTCTTTTTCGGAGTATCTGTCCGTAATCAAACGCTCAAGCCCGCCCGCGTCCGCTTCCCTGTCTCCGAGATTGAATATGCTTTGCGCCTCTTTTTTGACGGCGTCGGAGTCTTCACCCGTGGCGGCGGACATTTCCTCTAAAAGTTCGTGTGAAAGTTTTTTTACTATTCCAAGGAAATTGTCTTTTAGCGCCTCGCCGCCCTCAAGAATTTCGCGGCGCAGTTTGTAAACAACCTCGCGCTGAGTGTTCAGCACATCATCGTAATCAAGCAGGTGTTTTCTTATGTCAAAATTGCGGCTTTCCACCTTCTTCTGCGCGGACTCAATAACCTTCGTCATCATTCCATGCTCCATCGGAACGCCCTCTTCCCAACCGACCATATCCATAACCGAGGCGACCCTGTCAGACGCGAAAATTCTCATAAGCGGGTCTTCAAGCGATATGTAGAAACGGGACGAACCGGCATCTCCCTGGCGCCCCGACCGTCCGCGCAACTGGTTATCTATGCGGCGGGACTCATGCCGTTCCGAACCGATTATGTGAAGCCCACCGAGTTCTACAACCTCTTTTTTATTCGCTTCGGCGGTTGCCTGCGCTTGCTCAAAAGACATGTCTTCCGAGGCGGTAAATTCGGGATTGCCTCCAAGAACAATGTCCGTTCCCCTGCCCGCCATGTTGGTCGCGATTGTAACCGAGCCCTTTTTGCCGGCTTGAGCGACTATCTCCGCCTCTTTGGCGTGATTTTTGGCGTTCAAAACCTGATGCGTGATTCCCTCTTCTTGAAGGTGCGCGGAGATTTTTTCGGACTGCTCTATTGAAGTTGTGCCGACAAGCACGGGCCTGCCGATTTCGTTTAATTCTTTTATTTCTTCGCAGATTGCGGAGTTTTTTTCATCCTCGGTGCGGTAAATCACATCGTCAAAATCCCGCCTTACCATATCCATGTGAGTCGGCACAACGGCGACCCCGAGTTTGTATATTTTCTGAAACTCAAACGCCTCGGTGTCCGCCGTTCCGGTCATGCCCGAAAGTTTTTCATACATTCTGAAATAGTTTTGAAGCGTTACTGTGGCAAGCGTTTGGTTTTCCTGCTCAATTTCGGCTTTTTCCTTCGCCTCAACCGCCTGATGAAGCCCGTCGCTCCACCGCCGCCCCTCCATGAGCCGCCCGGTGAACTCGTCCACAATCACAACCTTTCCGTCCCGCACCATGTAGTCCACATCGCGGTGATACAGATGCCGCGCCCGCAACGACTGATTTACGCAGTGAAGCGTCTCAAGGTTTGACGGGTCGTAGAGGTTTTGAATTCCAAGCGCGGATTCCACTTTTGAAATTCCGGTTTCAAACAACTCGGCGCGGCGGTTTTTTTCATCAATGGAAAAATCTTCGTCCTTGGAGAGATTCACCACCACGCGGTCTATTTTGTTGTAAATGTCGGTTGAGCCGCCCGAAGGTCCTGAAATAATCAGCGGCGTGCGCGCCTCGTCTATGAGAATGCTGTCAACCTCGTCAACAATGGCGAAAAAATGACCGCGCTGGACGTATTCTTCCAGAGAAAAACCCATGTTGTCTCGCAGATAATCAAAACCGAATTCGTTGTTTGTGCCGTATGTAACATCGCAGGCATACGCCTCATTTTTTGAACATTCGGCGAGTTTTGTCTTAAAAGCCGCGACCGCAGAGGCATTTTTTCCGCCCGGCAGCGGGGGGTTTTCCCCGCCAACCCAGACCGACATATTTCCGGCGCTCGCAGCTTCGGGGTCTTCCCATTCCACGCGGTATGACTGCCCGGAGTTTATAACGCCGATTTCAAGCCCCAGAAGTTTGTAGACCGCGCCCATCCACATCGCGTCTCTGGCGGCAAGATAGTCGTTGACGGTAACCAGATGCGCGCCTTTTCCGGCAAGCGCGTTCAAATAAAGCGCGGGGACGGCGACAAGGGTTTTTCCCTCGCCCGTTTTCATCTCCGCCACCTCTCCGCCGTGCAGAACAATCGCGCCGATAATCTGCACGTCAAAATGCCTCATTCCGGTCGCCCGTTTGGACGCCTCGCGCACAAGGGCAAACGCTTCGGGAAGAATTTCGCCAAACGCCTTGTTAAGTTCATCTTTTGAAGCCGAATCGGGAATACGCCCGCGCAATTCTGCGGTTTTTTCAGCGATCTGCGCGTTCGTAAGAGACGAAACCTCCGCCTCAAGCACGTTCACGCTCTCCACAGCGGAACGCATACGCCGAATACGCCTGTCATTGCTGGTTCCGACTATCTTTTTGAATACATTTCCGAGCATGCAGGGGGTAGTTTAACATACGGAGCACGGAGAAAACGGCGTGAACATATTCACGTCGTGCCGTGCGACTGGGGGTCGTCCGCCGATGGAGAATTAGTTGCTTCCTGTTCGACTCTTTCAAGCAAGAGTTCTATGAGTTTGACAAATCCTTTTCTTTTTGCCTCATAAACTTCATTTTTTCCGCAAAAATCTTTTATTTCCTTGCTATTCAAATTACCCAACAATTTCCTAAATTTTGATCTTCTAAAATTGGCAAGAACTTGTTTTTTCTTTTCCTCGCTATAATCACCCCAATTTTCCCGATCCTCTTCGCTAAAATCATCCTCATCATAAGTGAGAGGTACATCTCTGTAGCCATCAAAGGTACCTAAGAAACCAAAAATCACATTTATTGTTTCTTCTTTTCTTTTTTCTATATCCTCTAGAAGTTTTCGTTCACTCTCTCCTTGATTCCCCACCTGTGAAACAAAACTATTAGAAAGGCGAAACATCGGATTTAACTTGATTATCCCTTTGATGTCGTTTTCCGGACCACAAGCAAACCTTATCCAAGCAGTGAATAGACCCGAATTAACTCCGGGAAACAGCATATTCACAATGTCGGATAGGGATTGGTTGAACAGTGGTTCGTCTGACTTCTGAAAAAGATGGCTGCCATAATTTACTATGAAGTGGTCCAAAAC
This genomic window contains:
- a CDS encoding NAD-dependent protein deacylase, whose amino-acid sequence is MIYSLHDEAEKFLEILSGTGKGAVLTGAGISTESGIPDYRSPDKGLWEKMDQSVVSLDGFMQNPSAYYSYALELHPVRSAAKPNAGHFLFAELEARKMTNGVITQNVDGLHGEAGSKTVHELHGSIRETVCIKCGGKTPMDEVMKRVKNGQTAPECECGGILKPNAVFFGEPLPREPWNAAIELVEECGVLIVAGSSLLVTPASTLPQIALRNGAKLIILNLMETPYDKDSDLVVREKIAVFAAEATKILSDLKTEFLN
- a CDS encoding acyl dehydratase; this encodes MSKVFYEDIEVGEEHESTGRTVTEADVTNFAGLSADFNNMHIDEEFAKKTVFKTRVAHGLCVLSISSGLWFTMPRLATIAFMGLEDWRFSGAVKFGDTIKIKRKLAEKREHKRPNMGFFIWDLEVLNQENEVVQKGKWVILVQRRESD
- a CDS encoding thiolase family protein; translated protein: MGAELGMKEARELLKKHKIVIAGVGETEQGKIPDKSSFHFLSEASKIAIEDAGIKKTDVDGLVTAFSLVEQTFMHCTTFADYFGMNPKFFSSIAVGGSTAVWMVAEAAMAIASGQSEVVLCVRGDNTLSGISSSGMVALIREMCHAEFEFPYGLTTPGGYALAAQRYLHEYGNKREHLAAVATTMRKHAADKENAMNKEPLSVEEVLESRIIAEPLTKYDCSIISDGGCAFIITTEDKAKELGISNNLAYLWGMGQGYSHQYLTTLNDLGQIYGAVKTSGDKAFGTAGITKDDVDVAFLYDCFTITVLLELEGLGFVKPGEGGPFALEGRMEKGKDLPVNTHGGLLSQAHLGAMHHVVEATLQLRGTAGKRQIEDAEVALVHGNGGIVSAHSTVLLGNQPLN
- a CDS encoding 4a-hydroxytetrahydrobiopterin dehydratase, whose translation is MVVLSKTEVQKRLKKLPGWKAGKSSIYTNFTLSNFSEALAFVVRTGIEAEKADHHPDILMHGWKKVKITLSTHSEGGVTKKDFALADKISKLAGDAK
- a CDS encoding DUF1761 family protein, whose protein sequence is MNLLRVNFISVIAATVVAFVFGAVWHDEAVFGGIFMEAMGIVEVDATPLKMAVEFAKQFLICLVVAAIAAGLGLKTTEDAFKLSVIVGIGIVGAVIVSQHTWGGLPMVVTAIDVGYSYVSVLIFSLAACLWGK
- the secA gene encoding preprotein translocase subunit SecA, whose amino-acid sequence is MLGNVFKKIVGTSNDRRIRRMRSAVESVNVLEAEVSSLTNAQIAEKTAELRGRIPDSASKDELNKAFGEILPEAFALVREASKRATGMRHFDVQIIGAIVLHGGEVAEMKTGEGKTLVAVPALYLNALAGKGAHLVTVNDYLAARDAMWMGAVYKLLGLEIGVINSGQSYRVEWEDPEAASAGNMSVWVGGENPPLPGGKNASAVAAFKTKLAECSKNEAYACDVTYGTNNEFGFDYLRDNMGFSLEEYVQRGHFFAIVDEVDSILIDEARTPLIISGPSGGSTDIYNKIDRVVVNLSKDEDFSIDEKNRRAELFETGISKVESALGIQNLYDPSNLETLHCVNQSLRARHLYHRDVDYMVRDGKVVIVDEFTGRLMEGRRWSDGLHQAVEAKEKAEIEQENQTLATVTLQNYFRMYEKLSGMTGTADTEAFEFQKIYKLGVAVVPTHMDMVRRDFDDVIYRTEDEKNSAICEEIKELNEIGRPVLVGTTSIEQSEKISAHLQEEGITHQVLNAKNHAKEAEIVAQAGKKGSVTIATNMAGRGTDIVLGGNPEFTASEDMSFEQAQATAEANKKEVVELGGLHIIGSERHESRRIDNQLRGRSGRQGDAGSSRFYISLEDPLMRIFASDRVASVMDMVGWEEGVPMEHGMMTKVIESAQKKVESRNFDIRKHLLDYDDVLNTQREVVYKLRREILEGGEALKDNFLGIVKKLSHELLEEMSAATGEDSDAVKKEAQSIFNLGDREADAGGLERLITDRYSEKESEIGNAENVFEIQRFIMLQTIDALWKDHLLGMDHLREGISFRSYAQKNPLYEYKNEGFEMFSNLVATYEEEVCTKFFSIRLAREDDVPSLEPQRETQDVFLSSGGEAEAPPARQVSAPVRRTEEKVGRNDPCPCGSGKKYKKCCGV